A stretch of Bradyrhizobium sp. AZCC 2262 DNA encodes these proteins:
- a CDS encoding phytanoyl-CoA dioxygenase family protein, which translates to MISEKDVQTYQRDGVIVVPQVLGADTLAQVRSVIAELVAGSAKTLEHTDVYDLEPGHTAENPRVRRIKTPHKVHKIFDEIVRSEPVLDILKKLLGPGLRLHGSKLNMKSAQYGSPVEWHQDWAFYPHTNDDVLAIGVLLDDCDLANGPMLVTPGTHNREVWNHHGDDGCFAGLIDPDTIRDEIERAVPCMGKAGSMSFHHVRALHGSAMNTSDRPRNLLLYEVAASDAWPLMGVKDFDEFNSRLLSGDPVIAPRMTDVPVRLPLPPAKRQGSIYETQSAAKKSYFTRAA; encoded by the coding sequence ATGATCTCAGAGAAGGATGTGCAGACTTATCAACGCGATGGCGTGATCGTGGTGCCCCAAGTTCTCGGGGCGGATACGCTTGCCCAGGTTCGCTCGGTGATCGCGGAATTAGTCGCGGGATCGGCCAAAACCCTCGAACACACCGACGTCTATGATCTGGAACCGGGGCATACAGCGGAAAACCCGCGGGTCCGCCGTATCAAGACGCCGCACAAGGTGCACAAAATTTTCGACGAGATCGTGCGCAGCGAACCCGTGCTCGACATCCTGAAAAAACTGCTCGGGCCCGGCCTGCGGCTGCACGGCTCAAAACTCAACATGAAGTCGGCGCAGTATGGCTCGCCGGTCGAGTGGCATCAGGACTGGGCGTTCTATCCGCACACCAATGACGACGTGCTTGCGATCGGCGTGCTGCTGGACGATTGCGACCTCGCCAACGGGCCGATGCTGGTCACTCCGGGCACGCATAACCGTGAGGTCTGGAACCATCACGGCGACGACGGTTGCTTCGCCGGCCTGATCGATCCCGATACGATCAGGGACGAAATCGAACGCGCCGTGCCCTGCATGGGCAAGGCCGGCAGCATGTCGTTTCACCACGTTCGGGCGTTGCATGGATCGGCCATGAACACCTCGGACCGCCCGCGCAACCTCTTGCTGTACGAAGTCGCCGCCAGCGACGCATGGCCGCTGATGGGCGTGAAGGATTTTGACGAGTTCAACAGCCGGCTGCTGTCCGGCGATCCTGTCATTGCACCGCGGATGACCGACGTTCCCGTGCGGTTGCCGCTACCGCCAGCCAAGCGGCAAGGATCGATCTACGAAACCCAGTCCGCGGCAAAGAAGTCCTACTTCACCCGCGCCGCCTGA
- a CDS encoding hydantoinase/oxoprolinase family protein: protein MTEPSAPARAYRIGIDVGGTFTKAVLIDNATHDVIGRFSVLTTHSDPRGVAKGVVEVFRTVLERSGVDPGEVIFLAHSTTQATNALLEGDVAKVGVIGMATRVESLLAKGQSAMKPIELAPGRHLKPVNRFITKETLTDDTGRKAIEELKAEEVKVIVASSAFGVDDSEAEEKIRGLVVDAGLAATCGHEITKLYGLTTRTRTAVINASILPKMIDTAVMTEASVREAGILAPLMIMRGDGGVMDIAEMRRRPAMTMLSGPAASVAGALMHLRVTDGIYFEVGGTSTNIGVIRNGRPTVKYARVGGHETYVSSLDVRVIGIAGGSMVRIKDGKLVDVGPRSAHIAGLPYSAFAKPEDIIDPVIELFRPKSDDPDDYVAVRSASGIRYAITNTCAANVLGYAKPGLHAYGNPESAQRAMAALAGMIGKSIEDTARAILDTATDKVIPVVDDLMAEYKLDRDQAVLVGEGGGAAALIPHASSRTGLHHVISKDAEVISSIGVALALVRDVVERVLPNPTPEDLRRIRREAFEAVVKLGAAPENVEVTIEVDQHTHRVRATAMGASEMRARQRNDEVGELEAKEIAAKAMGVGLEHVTLAAATPRMRIFQGEVEERSWKIFKKRRSPVRAVDLDGVIRVQRSHSVVRAASAGTGFADVRRLWEDTTIYNGDSVITPDIFVIIGSQIIDLSGVNSIEQALAITRSEFDGLVDSDPVALISIPPSRGL from the coding sequence TTGACCGAACCGTCCGCACCAGCCCGCGCCTATCGTATCGGCATCGATGTGGGCGGCACCTTCACCAAGGCCGTCCTCATCGACAACGCAACCCATGACGTGATCGGCCGCTTCTCCGTGCTGACCACGCATTCCGATCCTCGCGGGGTGGCAAAGGGCGTTGTGGAAGTTTTCCGCACCGTCCTCGAACGCTCGGGCGTGGATCCCGGGGAAGTCATCTTCCTCGCCCACTCGACCACACAGGCCACCAATGCATTGCTCGAAGGCGACGTGGCCAAGGTCGGCGTCATCGGCATGGCGACACGGGTCGAGTCGCTGCTTGCCAAAGGCCAGAGCGCGATGAAGCCGATCGAGCTCGCACCCGGCCGTCATTTGAAGCCGGTAAACCGGTTCATCACCAAGGAGACGCTGACCGACGACACCGGCCGCAAGGCGATCGAGGAACTGAAGGCGGAAGAGGTGAAGGTCATCGTCGCCAGCTCGGCCTTTGGAGTCGACGACAGCGAAGCGGAAGAAAAAATACGCGGGCTGGTGGTGGACGCCGGCCTCGCCGCAACCTGCGGTCACGAAATTACTAAGCTTTACGGCCTGACGACCAGGACGCGCACGGCCGTGATCAATGCCAGCATCCTGCCGAAGATGATCGATACCGCTGTCATGACCGAGGCCAGCGTTCGCGAAGCCGGAATTTTGGCGCCCTTGATGATCATGCGCGGCGACGGCGGCGTGATGGACATCGCCGAGATGCGCCGGCGCCCGGCCATGACCATGCTTTCCGGTCCAGCCGCAAGCGTCGCCGGCGCCTTGATGCATTTGCGTGTGACCGACGGCATCTATTTCGAGGTCGGCGGCACCAGCACCAATATCGGTGTTATCAGGAACGGACGTCCGACGGTCAAATATGCGCGGGTCGGTGGCCACGAGACGTACGTCAGTTCGCTCGACGTGCGCGTGATCGGTATCGCGGGCGGCAGCATGGTGCGAATCAAGGACGGCAAGCTTGTGGATGTCGGGCCGCGCAGCGCCCACATCGCCGGACTGCCCTATTCGGCTTTCGCCAAACCTGAAGACATCATCGATCCCGTCATCGAGCTGTTTCGACCGAAGTCCGACGATCCCGACGATTACGTCGCCGTGCGCTCGGCCAGCGGCATCCGCTATGCCATCACCAACACCTGCGCCGCCAACGTGCTGGGCTACGCCAAGCCGGGCTTGCATGCATACGGCAACCCGGAATCCGCGCAGCGCGCAATGGCCGCACTTGCTGGCATGATCGGCAAGTCAATTGAGGACACCGCGCGCGCCATCCTTGATACCGCGACTGACAAGGTCATTCCTGTCGTCGACGACTTGATGGCGGAATACAAGCTCGATCGCGATCAGGCCGTATTGGTTGGCGAAGGCGGTGGCGCGGCCGCGCTTATTCCTCACGCATCGAGCCGCACCGGCCTTCATCACGTCATCTCAAAAGACGCAGAGGTCATTTCCTCGATTGGCGTCGCATTGGCGCTGGTGCGCGATGTGGTCGAGCGCGTGCTTCCCAACCCGACGCCTGAGGATCTCCGCCGTATCCGGCGCGAGGCGTTCGAGGCCGTGGTCAAGCTCGGCGCGGCGCCTGAAAATGTCGAAGTAACCATCGAGGTCGACCAGCACACACACCGTGTCCGCGCGACCGCGATGGGCGCCTCGGAGATGCGCGCCCGCCAGCGCAACGATGAAGTCGGGGAGCTCGAGGCCAAGGAAATAGCCGCCAAGGCAATGGGCGTCGGCCTCGAGCACGTAACGCTCGCGGCCGCGACGCCACGTATGCGCATATTCCAGGGTGAGGTGGAAGAGCGGTCCTGGAAAATATTCAAGAAGCGCCGTAGCCCGGTTCGCGCGGTCGATCTTGACGGCGTCATTCGAGTGCAGCGCAGCCATAGCGTCGTGCGCGCAGCCTCGGCAGGCACCGGCTTCGCCGACGTGCGCCGGCTGTGGGAGGACACCACTATTTATAACGGTGACAGCGTTATCACGCCGGATATTTTCGTGATCATCGGCAGTCAGATCATCGATCTTTCCGGCGTCAACTCGATCGAGCAGGCGCTAGCCATCACCCGGAGCGAATTCGACGGGCTGGTCGACAGCGATCCTGTTGCGCTCATCAGCATCCCACCCTCCCGCGGGTTGTAA
- a CDS encoding acetamidase/formamidase family protein produces MCAGDDKNCPEFELHHRKFKETLDRERRSFLRSSFAAAGGAAAMTAGGISLVTPQMAAAAERNQPAKRSYHHLPANADTVHWGYFSKKLKPQVEIDSGDFITIEALTHHANDDAERMVKGDPGAESVFLWTKEKKGVNRRGAGPMDASLFGRGAGEGLGVHICTGPVYVRGAQEGDVIELRIIDVTPRPCANPQYPGKAFGSNAAAWWGFHYKDLLTEPKPREVVTIYEVDATGERNWAKAVYNFQWTPQTDPSGVVHKTIDYPGVPVDHSTIKENHGILKNVRIPIRPHFGVIGLAPKEADIVDSIPPSYTGGNIDNWRIGKGATMYYPVAVEGGLLSVGDSHASQGDSELCGTAIECSLNGTFQIILHKKNDLVGTALEALDYPMLETRDEWLVHGFSFANYLTELGDKAQSDIYSKSSVDLALRDAFRKMRKFLMTTKKLTEDEAISLITIGVDFGITQVVDGNWGVHAVIKKDIFAGGET; encoded by the coding sequence ATGTGCGCGGGTGACGACAAGAACTGTCCGGAATTCGAATTGCATCACCGCAAGTTCAAGGAAACGCTCGATCGGGAACGCCGGTCGTTCTTGAGGTCCAGCTTCGCCGCGGCCGGGGGCGCGGCGGCGATGACCGCGGGCGGCATTTCTCTGGTGACGCCGCAGATGGCGGCTGCCGCCGAGCGGAACCAACCAGCCAAGCGGTCCTATCACCACTTGCCGGCAAACGCCGACACAGTGCATTGGGGCTATTTCAGCAAGAAGTTGAAACCGCAGGTCGAGATCGATTCCGGCGACTTCATTACCATTGAGGCATTAACCCACCATGCCAACGACGACGCCGAGCGCATGGTGAAGGGCGATCCCGGCGCCGAAAGCGTGTTCCTGTGGACCAAGGAGAAGAAGGGCGTAAATCGACGTGGCGCAGGACCGATGGATGCCTCGCTGTTCGGGCGTGGCGCAGGCGAGGGCCTTGGCGTGCACATCTGCACCGGCCCGGTCTACGTGCGGGGCGCCCAGGAGGGTGACGTGATCGAGTTGCGCATCATCGACGTCACGCCCCGGCCTTGCGCCAATCCGCAATATCCCGGAAAGGCTTTCGGCAGCAACGCGGCCGCATGGTGGGGCTTTCACTATAAGGATCTGCTCACCGAGCCAAAGCCGCGCGAAGTGGTCACGATCTACGAAGTCGACGCCACCGGCGAGCGCAACTGGGCGAAAGCCGTGTATAATTTCCAATGGACTCCGCAGACCGACCCCTCCGGCGTAGTTCACAAAACCATCGACTATCCCGGCGTTCCAGTCGATCACTCTACGATCAAGGAAAACCATGGCATCTTGAAGAATGTGCGCATTCCGATACGCCCACATTTCGGCGTGATAGGCTTGGCGCCCAAGGAAGCTGATATCGTCGACTCGATCCCGCCGAGCTATACCGGGGGCAACATCGATAATTGGCGGATCGGCAAGGGCGCGACGATGTATTATCCGGTTGCGGTCGAAGGTGGCCTGTTATCGGTTGGCGACTCGCACGCTTCTCAGGGGGATTCCGAGCTGTGCGGTACGGCGATCGAGTGCTCGCTGAACGGCACCTTCCAGATCATCCTGCACAAGAAGAACGATCTCGTCGGTACGGCTCTCGAAGCTCTGGACTACCCGATGCTGGAAACCAGGGACGAGTGGCTGGTGCACGGCTTCAGCTTCGCCAATTATCTCACCGAATTGGGGGACAAGGCACAGTCGGACATCTACTCGAAATCGTCAGTCGACCTTGCGTTACGCGATGCGTTCCGGAAGATGCGCAAATTTTTGATGACAACCAAGAAGCTGACCGAGGATGAAGCGATCTCTTTGATTACGATCGGCGTCGACTTCGGCATCACCCAGGTGGTGGATGGAAATTGGGGCGTTCACGCGGTCATCAAGAAGGATATCTTCGCCGGCGGCGAGACCTGA
- a CDS encoding SDR family oxidoreductase, which translates to MAVIGAGDYIGGEIAKKFASEGFTVFAGRRNGAKLEPLVKEIEKAGGEIHARSLDARKEEEIISFLGDADKHAPLEVCIFNIGANVNFPILDTTERVFRKVWEMACYSGFLAGREAARLMLPRGKGNIFFTGATASLRGGTGYAAFASAKFGLRAVAQATARELGPKNIHVAHLIIDSGVDTEWVRQRRIEALGPNALDDPDLLMPPSSVAESYWLLYQQPKSAWTFELEIRPFGEKW; encoded by the coding sequence GTGGCCGTGATCGGCGCCGGAGACTACATCGGCGGCGAGATCGCCAAGAAGTTCGCCTCAGAGGGCTTCACGGTGTTCGCCGGGCGCCGCAATGGCGCCAAGCTTGAGCCGCTGGTCAAGGAAATCGAGAAAGCCGGAGGCGAAATTCACGCGCGCTCGCTCGACGCCCGCAAGGAAGAGGAGATCATTTCCTTCCTTGGCGACGCGGACAAGCACGCGCCGCTGGAGGTCTGCATCTTCAACATCGGCGCCAACGTCAACTTTCCGATTTTGGATACGACCGAGCGCGTATTCCGCAAGGTCTGGGAAATGGCCTGCTATTCCGGCTTCCTCGCCGGCCGCGAGGCAGCTCGCCTGATGCTTCCTCGCGGCAAAGGCAATATCTTCTTCACCGGCGCAACAGCGAGCCTTCGTGGCGGGACGGGATATGCGGCCTTCGCCAGCGCGAAGTTCGGCCTGCGGGCCGTTGCACAGGCGACCGCGCGCGAGTTAGGTCCAAAGAACATCCACGTGGCGCATCTCATCATCGATTCCGGCGTCGATACCGAATGGGTCCGTCAGCGGCGGATCGAGGCGCTTGGCCCGAACGCACTGGACGATCCCGATCTGCTAATGCCGCCTTCGTCGGTTGCAGAATCCTACTGGCTGCTTTATCAGCAGCCCAAAAGCGCCTGGACTTTTGAACTGGAGATTCGCCCATTCGGCGAGAAGTGGTAG
- a CDS encoding LacI family DNA-binding transcriptional regulator: MSIASPEESHSAPTLSAVAKLAGVSSITVSRVVRLPDLVAPETRGRVEAAMRELGYVPNQLAVGLARARTRSIGVLVPTIANSIFADTVQGLSDELEPLGYAVILAQSRYDAAREDHMLSALLSRRPEAIIMVGSPATEDGARLLRRAGIPVAETWDLPATPIDAVAGFNNYEAGVAVARHLVTQGRHSLAFIGGDDPRATRRWNGFNDTAQALGAKAPRRLVLDRNASGSVVALAELPGVDAVFAANDAHAIGFMSGLRKAGLLRDGPAAEQPVAVIGLGDLEMGRLIAPSLSTIRVNGDAIGRTAAKLIMAREGPRHIDLGFELVLRDSG; this comes from the coding sequence ATGAGCATCGCCAGCCCAGAAGAGTCCCATTCCGCTCCGACCCTGTCGGCCGTGGCCAAACTGGCCGGCGTTTCGTCGATTACCGTAAGCCGCGTGGTACGCCTGCCGGATCTGGTGGCGCCGGAAACAAGGGGCCGCGTCGAAGCCGCGATGCGGGAGCTTGGCTATGTGCCGAACCAACTCGCCGTCGGACTGGCCAGGGCCCGCACCCGTTCGATCGGCGTACTGGTGCCGACGATCGCCAATTCGATCTTCGCCGATACGGTGCAGGGCTTGTCCGACGAATTGGAGCCGCTCGGCTACGCCGTGATCCTGGCGCAGTCGCGCTACGACGCTGCACGTGAAGATCACATGCTCTCCGCATTGCTGTCGCGACGCCCCGAGGCGATCATCATGGTGGGCTCGCCCGCCACGGAAGACGGGGCGCGGTTGCTGCGGCGGGCGGGAATTCCCGTCGCGGAAACCTGGGATCTTCCGGCGACCCCGATCGACGCCGTTGCGGGGTTCAACAATTACGAAGCCGGCGTCGCGGTGGCGCGGCATCTCGTGACGCAAGGCCGCCACAGCCTGGCGTTCATCGGCGGCGACGATCCGCGCGCCACGCGGCGCTGGAACGGTTTCAACGACACGGCTCAGGCGCTCGGCGCCAAAGCGCCGCGCCGGCTGGTGCTGGATCGCAACGCCTCCGGCAGTGTCGTCGCCCTTGCAGAACTACCCGGTGTCGACGCGGTGTTTGCAGCGAACGATGCGCATGCCATCGGCTTCATGTCCGGTCTGCGAAAGGCGGGCTTGCTGCGCGACGGCCCGGCCGCGGAGCAACCGGTCGCGGTCATCGGCCTCGGCGATCTCGAAATGGGCCGTCTGATCGCGCCAAGTCTTTCCACCATCCGTGTGAACGGCGATGCGATCGGGCGCACCGCGGCAAAATTGATCATGGCGCGGGAAGGGCCGCGTCATATCGATCTCGGATTTGAACTCGTCCTTCGGGATAGTGGCTAA
- a CDS encoding sugar phosphate isomerase/epimerase family protein codes for MAQQLRILQSLWAMERRRADKPELPLQTQLEMIRDAGFDGAGVRFIDPAFAQEVTDFLRANRMIWQAQCYPTSVDDLKPVLDLVARLGADHVNLQPDVRPQRLEACIPLLEGWRRLGDEAGVAVHVETHRDRMTTDLFFTLQLLDCFPDLRLTADVSHYLVGREFAWPVDEVNHAMIHRILDHSWGIHGRIASREQVQISLGFPQHQGWVELFMGWWEYAIRSWRKRSKPDAVLTFLCELGPPPYAITGPDGAELSDRWQDALRMKDMIGALWQRIAEEDARPR; via the coding sequence ATGGCGCAGCAACTTCGCATCCTGCAGTCGCTCTGGGCGATGGAGCGGCGGCGGGCGGATAAGCCGGAGTTGCCGCTGCAGACCCAGCTGGAGATGATCCGCGACGCCGGCTTTGACGGCGCCGGTGTCCGGTTCATCGATCCGGCGTTCGCGCAGGAGGTCACTGACTTCCTTCGCGCGAACAGGATGATCTGGCAGGCCCAGTGCTACCCGACCAGCGTTGACGACCTGAAACCGGTGCTGGACCTTGTCGCGCGACTCGGCGCCGACCACGTCAACCTGCAGCCGGACGTGCGGCCGCAACGGCTGGAAGCCTGTATTCCCTTGCTCGAGGGATGGCGGCGGCTGGGTGATGAAGCGGGTGTGGCGGTGCATGTGGAAACCCACCGCGACCGCATGACGACAGACCTGTTTTTCACGCTGCAACTGCTTGATTGCTTTCCCGACCTAAGGCTGACCGCTGATGTTTCGCATTATCTCGTCGGCCGCGAATTCGCCTGGCCGGTGGACGAGGTCAATCACGCAATGATCCATCGCATACTTGATCATAGCTGGGGCATCCACGGACGGATCGCCAGCCGTGAACAAGTGCAGATCTCGCTGGGATTTCCGCAGCACCAAGGCTGGGTCGAACTGTTCATGGGCTGGTGGGAATACGCCATCCGCTCCTGGCGCAAACGCTCAAAGCCTGATGCGGTGCTGACCTTCCTGTGTGAACTCGGCCCGCCGCCCTATGCCATCACCGGGCCTGATGGCGCGGAATTGTCGGATCGCTGGCAAGACGCACTGCGTATGAAGGATATGATCGGGGCGCTCTGGCAGCGAATCGCGGAAGAGGATGCGCGCCCGCGATGA
- a CDS encoding MFS transporter: MTEMTADTTSRSRLRVILAASIGSALEWYDFFLYGTAAALVFGELFFPKSDPVVGTLLAFLTFGVGFVVRPLGGILFGIMGDRFGRKPVLVATLLMIGVGTTLIGLLPTYAQIGYWAPALLVAMRVVQGLGAGAEYGGAVIFLVENAPPKHRGFWGSFAPLGVSVGNLLAAGAFALVTLLPREDLMSWGWRIPFLASFLLIMVGIYVRLRITETPVFTEAVVARGKVERNPAMEALKRHPRNFFVVLGARLAENGLGYLFPVFGLSYVVTTLGVPRSDALSALMLAFVIELFTIVGFATLSDRIGRRPVYMFGALAGIAWAFPFFWLVGTKEWIWIAVAFIGARAVVTAAMFGPQAAYFAELFPPQRRFAGFAFARELGSLLAGGPAPFVAAALVAWSGSWWPVACYAALLAGLTALAIWSGPETYEESITVDNTSDGRMNAAAAVPQHAT; this comes from the coding sequence ATGACGGAGATGACAGCTGATACCACCAGCCGTTCGCGCTTGCGCGTGATCCTCGCGGCCAGTATCGGGTCCGCGCTCGAATGGTACGACTTCTTCCTGTACGGCACAGCCGCCGCATTGGTGTTCGGCGAGTTGTTCTTCCCGAAAAGCGATCCGGTGGTCGGCACGCTGCTGGCGTTCCTAACCTTCGGCGTCGGCTTTGTGGTGCGGCCGCTCGGTGGCATCCTGTTCGGCATCATGGGCGATCGCTTCGGGCGTAAACCCGTTTTGGTGGCGACGCTATTGATGATCGGCGTCGGCACCACGCTGATCGGCTTGCTGCCGACCTATGCCCAGATCGGCTATTGGGCGCCGGCACTGCTCGTCGCGATGCGCGTCGTGCAAGGATTGGGAGCCGGCGCCGAATATGGCGGCGCGGTGATCTTCCTGGTGGAAAACGCGCCCCCGAAGCACCGCGGCTTCTGGGGCAGCTTTGCGCCGCTCGGCGTCTCCGTCGGCAATCTGCTGGCGGCCGGCGCGTTCGCGCTGGTGACCCTGCTACCGCGCGAGGACCTGATGTCATGGGGCTGGCGCATTCCGTTCCTGGCGAGCTTCCTGCTGATCATGGTCGGCATCTACGTTCGCCTGCGCATCACGGAAACACCTGTCTTTACCGAGGCGGTGGTGGCGCGCGGCAAGGTGGAGCGTAACCCGGCGATGGAAGCGCTGAAGCGGCATCCGCGAAATTTCTTCGTGGTGCTTGGGGCACGACTGGCAGAAAATGGTCTCGGATATCTGTTCCCGGTGTTCGGCCTCAGCTATGTCGTCACGACGCTCGGCGTACCCAGATCCGATGCGCTCAGCGCGCTGATGCTGGCTTTCGTCATCGAGCTCTTCACCATTGTCGGCTTCGCCACGCTCTCCGATCGCATTGGCCGCCGTCCTGTCTATATGTTCGGCGCGCTCGCCGGCATCGCCTGGGCGTTCCCCTTCTTCTGGCTGGTCGGCACCAAGGAGTGGATCTGGATTGCGGTCGCCTTCATCGGCGCACGCGCGGTCGTGACGGCGGCGATGTTCGGCCCGCAGGCGGCGTACTTCGCCGAACTGTTCCCGCCGCAGCGGCGTTTCGCCGGATTCGCTTTCGCGCGCGAACTAGGCTCGCTATTGGCCGGTGGGCCGGCGCCGTTCGTGGCCGCAGCACTGGTGGCATGGTCCGGAAGCTGGTGGCCGGTCGCATGTTACGCAGCACTACTGGCCGGCCTTACCGCGCTCGCGATCTGGAGCGGTCCGGAGACTTACGAGGAGAGCATCACCGTCGACAATACATCCGACGGCCGGATGAATGCCGCGGCGGCTGTGCCGCAGCACGCCACGTAG